In Lathyrus oleraceus cultivar Zhongwan6 chromosome 2, CAAS_Psat_ZW6_1.0, whole genome shotgun sequence, the DNA window TTCAATGCAGTCCATGTAAGATGCTATAAATATTTCAAACATTGTTAAAACAGCTAAACCAGTAATTACATTTTATTAAAGCTTGAAAGAGGATAAAACTACTTGCCTGTCTCAAAGATGATTTTTCAACCTCGTAAACTGCATTAACAATGTCAAGAGCTGTTTCATTGTTTTTGTTAACCAAATCAAGATTCACTCTTTTGTTTTTATCATTAACTAAGTAGTACACAGTACTGGGATGACATGATCTTGTAGCCAAATGCAAAGGAGTTTCTCCTTTATTATCCTTTTGGTTTATCAGTGTATGATGTTCAGGAATTTCACTTTGTAATATATAGCATATCACATCATTTTTTCCATGTTTTGCTGCAATGTGAAGAATATTACGCTCATAATAACTGTCAAGCATCTCATATGGTTCTGGATAATATTGTAAGAATTTCTTCACTACTTCCACATGGCCTCCATAAGATGCTAGATGGATTGGGAAATAACCATATATGTCTCTTTGAATAGTGCAACATTTACATAATCCGAGTAATAAATCAACACATTCAAGGGAACCTATGAATGCAGCATAATGAAGAGGAAGCCTTTGATGTTTATCCATTGAATGGATCCAAGTTGGCTTGTGTTTTAGTATGATCCTCAACATTTCTGATACAAAAACATAAATGTTATAGTCAATAGTCTCTAATAATTTCTATTTTTCTTATAAAATATAAATTCTATTTATTTCTAAATAGAATCCATAAGTTGTAATTTATACCTGGATTATGCATCCTGATTGCCGCTACTAATGGTGATAATCCTTTTATCAATTGATCATCCTTGCAACACTTGTCCAATATTAGGTTGACAGCATCCTTGTTTCCATTTTCAACTGCAAGGTAAAGTACTGTTTTCTCTGCATGATTAACAATATTTATTGCATACTCATAACAATATTTCCTCCAAATCAAATCCTCACAAATTTTGAAAATCTTATCACTGCTCTTTTCACATAACATTGCTTCGTGTAACACAGTGTTACCATGCTTATTCTGCATTTTCAATAATTCGAATAGCTCACCCATGCTTTCTTTTTCATATTTGTTAACCAAGTATTTTTCATACAATTGCATTATGTAATTACTATAACTTTTTAATAACTTTTCAACAATTGAAAAGTTTCCAGCTCTTGCAGCAACATGTACGGCATTGTCCTTGTTTTTGTTAGCTCTTGGCACACAGTCGAGGTCATCTTCAATTAAACGAGTAACAATTTCATCATTACCGTTCCAAGCTGCAATATGTAACTCACTGTTTTCCATAGGAGTCTCGATGTCAGTTAGATGAAAACATCTTATATTGTTCTTAATTTCTGAGGGTTCAATGTCAAGTTCAGGATCCATCTCTCTTCTATTCAATTCCTTTAATAAGGCTTCATCTTGATGTGGATTAACTAGAGCAGAAGCCAATTGAATTTTACGTTCAATTCCAAATTCTATTTCATTAATGATCTTCACTAATATGGCTTCATCTCCAAATGGATTATTAACCAAAATGCTATAAAGTCGCCCATGGTTACGCCCCATATTGAAATCTCAACCGGTTGATGAGAGATTGTGTCTTGAATATTTGCAAGCCAAAATTTGAAATATTAATCAATATTTTGATACAAGTTCAACTTTATGTATTGGATGATTAGAACAATATACTGTAAAAGAATTAGTATTGATCTAATATATATGTCAAAATATTAAAATGCGGAAAATGTAGAATGATGTATAAAAGAATAATTATTgatcaaatatatatatatatatatatatatatatatatatatatatatatatatatatatatatatatatatatatatatatatatatatatatatatatatttaatgACAAACCAAAATATTGCCTGTCTGAATTGCTTCAAGCTCGATCACCTTGCGTATTGGTTGCCACCGATGACTGAAAAATATAAATATCTATATATAGTTTCGTAATTGATTCTTTAATATTCTTTACTTGTGTATTACCACTTATTTACTCTCTTTTGTTCAAGTTAAGCTTTTCCTGTGCAATTAAAGAACAATTCTTTTCTCTTTTCACAATAAAAGATATATATCCTCCCTTTCTTCATTTGGAAGGATGAAACAAGTTTTCCAAAAGAATAAGATTCCATAGTTTTTCGTTCATTTGGTAGACTTAAGGCTAATATTTTATGATTATTATTTAAACATGTTTATTTAAGAATTAAAAAACAATTCTTTTCTCTATCAACAATAAAAGATATATATCCTCCCTTCCTTTATTAGGAAGGATAATTAAACAATTTTTCCAAAAGAATCAGATCCCATAGTTTTCCTTTCATCCGTTAGACTTAAtgcaataataataataataataataattattattattattattattattattattattattattattattattattattattatatatttaaaCATAACCCCTGCTTGACACTTCAATTATTTTTATGTTACATCACTAATGGTATGACATGACATCGAAAGGTGATAATCATCTATTGCATGTTAATAGTTAGAAATAAGGTTAGGTTCAATACCTGTCCATATTGTAGTAAGACCGACATGGATCCTAACTACTTTATAACTTTTGGAACTTCATGATTTTCCTTGGGTAATAAAGCGGTATATTGACTATTAGTAGTGCATTAATCTCACATCATGGAGACCGAAAAGAGATACAAATGATACGAACATGTGGTAATATTATTATCTTAGTAGTGTTGCATATTATAATAAATATGAAATGACAAAATCTACCCATACCTTGTTTTCTTACTTTTAACACATAAATCTCCATTTTAATCTCTCTCATTTATTCTCACGCATCACAATAAATATAAAAATCCTTCTTTGAAACCACCAGTCTATTTAGATACGATAATTATAAAACTTCTTTCGTTGCTTAGAAAATAAAATGGTGATTGACGGGGTCTTTTAATAGCTTTACATCCAAGGGAAAATCCATTGTTTATTAAAATATAAATTTTCTTGATTTTACATGATTTTTCTTATAACCTGTATTTTTGTTTCAATTTATAAAGCATCAAATTTGTTAATAAATTCGGAATCTTCGTCGacaacaaaaaaaaaaaaaaaaaaaaaaatcaataaaatcattaaacattaaatctcaacaacaacaatattaacaacaacaacaaaaacaacaatgAAGTAATTACAATTcttaaacattaaatctcaacaacaacaacaacaacaaataaatAAAACCAATAAAATCgttaaacattaaatctcaacaacaacaacaatattaaatATTTTACTTAACACAATAATAACTAACAATGCTAAGTTATATCCATGACTTTCTAACTAACATTAAATATTTTTTCAACAAGAAACTACAAGAGACTATATTATATTAAGGAACCAACCTTAAAACATTTTTCGGCTCTTACAATCAATCTTAGATAATGGTGTTGCACTTCATGCAACTACTTCATTATTATTGTTTTCATTATGTTAATTTTTCATTTAAGCACTTTGCATCCAAGACGGATCGTTGTGCATTCACATTCTAATTGGCTGATCAGGATTTCACATAGATCTCTGATGTTTCACATGGATGGATGAGTTGAAAATCTCTTGATGCTTTTAATTTAAAAATGGACGGCTGAGAATTGTTAATTAAATTTGGGGTTAACACTATTATAAAATAGACCTTTTCTAACACCTATTTTACAATGGTCTTCCTATTAACCGTGGTAATAATTTTTTTTGGCGCTTCTATTTTTTGTATTTAATAAAAGACATTTCACAATGGTCATAGGTGCCAACCATGGTAAAAAATGGCACCTGCTCATGAGTTCGAATCCTAACATATATagttttgttttttaatttttttaagtCAATTGTCACCATGGTTGGAACTTCCAATCGTGGTGAAAAGTGGCGCCTGGTCATGAGTTCGAATCCTAGCACCTacatttttgtttttatttatgTATTAAAATACATTCAACTAAGATTGTTTAAAGTAACCGTTATGATAGGTTGGAACCtacaattttttatttatttatttttaagaCACTTTTTGTACAAAACCATTGTTCTTAAACAAATCTTTGTCGTCCGTTTAACGAGTATCGATGCTAAAGACACTACCATTAGTGATCCGCATGAAATCTAAAACATAGATGAAACTTCCAACTTAGACGAACTTCATCTTCTACCTCTAAACGTCTTCTTTCATTTACGACACTCTATTTCTCCACTAAACCAAGCTGACAAACATCATTTATTTCATAAACAAAACTCAAAAACATCATTTTTTTCATTATCAAATTTCAAAACTCCATCACCTATTCTCCAACTTGAATGAGACAAGGAAAACATGGATTCAAGTTAGCAATGTTAGTTGTTGTTGttctttttgttgttgttgttgttgttgttgttgttgttcttcttcttcttcttctttttattgtaattgttgttgttgttgttgttgttcttgttattattcttgttgttcttgttgttgttcttattgttgttcttgttcttgtttatttacaaaatgaggtcaaagttggattaaagtttatttacaatgagtatttatgaaaatggttttgaaaagtcaaaggcctaaggcctaggtttctaatttgaaataaagtcaaagttttaaaaatgacttttggcttggttagaggggggagaggagagaagggttattcctaaagcatacaaagataagaggggagagataacccttggagttccttttcttggaatcatagagatgactcaagatgctcatttcctttggatttaacacacaaagcaagcaatcaataatttgaattcaatCTCCTATaatctccatttggcttggctcttaatTTGGCTACTCATGGCAATGGTCATCTTTTCCCAATCTTAAGATGAgattcctatcacacaaaagcacacattaGAAAGCTCACAACATAGTAAAGGGAAAGGATAAAGaaataagtttgaggagaagtcgTTTGAGGTCAAatttgaattttagcattctaaaggcatggggcctagttgctcttcaacatatttttcattctaaaggcatgaggcctagttgctcttgaacttctttaagcatgagtgaatcctaattctaagtcctttctccttttgtatttgggttcacatcaaaacaaacataaaacaacacaaaatagcaatatatttatatacaataatgggctcaaatgagcaaaagaaaaatgacataaacataaaatatgtgctcaagtgagcaaaataaaaatcaagatgaataatgagcaagaaataaatgacattacaagtaaatgacaagaaattaaaagttcaaattaaacttagtagttagtagagttatgttagcttgtcataagacaatgtagtgttgtgttaagcaatcgtaagtggactaatatagtagccacacctatctgaggccggtcaataagaatataggcaaagaacacaagttagaggtcatgactagtaagccaagctccataaactttcCATGCCAAACAAGAGGGGAAGGtccttgtattgacttttggttattttcttgaccaagaaataacctatctttgacacaaaataactcacttgatcatggatcaagttgagtttggtttggatcaaagaagattaaacttctatttgtcaagaccaacctcaagactttaactcattggccattgagggaaagaaaaggatgaagatgaatggaatggggtaagaagacaacaaccaatcccaattgatcaagggataactcatccttgatcaaattcattcaaCTCTCTAtgtgatgatccttaaggattctcaaaccacaagatccaatgaatttgatcaaagttgaatcaattcaaccttgatcaacaccaaacagaagaggaatgaatataacaagtcaagaagccaataatatttttttggtaatttttgaattaaaagaaaatacaaataaaaaacaaacaaacaaagttgaacctcaaattcaattcaaaacaacttcaataagtccaattaaattttcataggttcaacatagtcaaacaaactttgactaattttctcacaaatttttaaagccagaaagcaattaaaatcaattaaaaacaaccaaaaatagcataatatgaattaaaatctcaaataatctcaaaacaaacaagaaattgttgagactatttttcgttgacttatcatgatccatagatgctatgaaaatatttttgtatttttctaaagtcataaagcattttaaaatgaattaaaatcattaaaaaccaaataattcataaaaaatatcaaatgaggtcacaaaaataattaaaactcataagatgaaactagatttttcaagaaaatttttaaAGCTGGTCTCATATTTTTTCTGACCTCGtatgatttttttatgaattattgaaaatagaatgaattaaaagaaaataaagagaaaatgaaataaagcaAAAAAAGCAGAGCCACCGGATCCgtctcattaaatgacgtggcgtGTTACACGGCCTGGATCTGAGAGTGCATGATGTACTCAAGTCAGCAGCGaaacacaatgaattaaaaaAGTCATTAGAATGGATGCACGAGATTAGATCGTGAGGGAGAGATCCAATGACTGTGACCAgtacacgtggtggtggtggtggtggaaaccaccatcttctccgatcaACCAAACAGAATCCGGCCAGAAATTGCAGGAAAACGAATCTCATTAAAAACGAAACACAAGGGCATGGAAATGAAGCTTATGTGATGTAGATCATCTCTATACCATTAGATTCctctcattcttcctatattgagagaaaaCTGAAGGAAAATTAAATGCACCAAAAGtttgcctcaagtatgaggacttcagagaaccatGAAAACGcaagaaaactacattgaattgTGAGTTTCAAATCCAAATAGTTTGAGCTTATACCTTCAAAAATGGTGAGTTTCtggccacgaatccttcaagctTTTTGCTCCTTTTTGATCTCTGAATATAAGGAAtatgattggctaaggaatctagctttgaaactcaactaatgttgctgaatttcaagcttgaaaatattgaaaaatggtgagtgattcctttggtgaaGGTTGTGGTTTCAATTCAGCAGCATGTGGGATCTCCAAAAGGGTTTTAAATGAAGGAGAGGATGCCCTTATTTATAGGTAAATGCATCTGAtcatcacactttgctcatgtgcatggaaaTTGCAATTTGAATGCATGGtcctttgtggacgtgtgagaggcccatgaatggTTGAAGGGACTTGCTGAGCTCATATGGAAAGCATGTGGTCGTGCACATAGAATGGAAAAGGCTTGCATCTCAAGTATTAATATAAAATGTCAAAAATAcacataaatgaagaaaaatTCGAATCTCTCAAATGGTAGATACAAATGACTATTGTGAGTAgtggttggaaagctcttgaaataaggaataaaagtcatgttgggaaaaaaaacatttgacatgtgcaaatggatcaaaactggcttggaaatttcaagtgtaaaacatgttcaaatcactttgaaaaagtcaaccaaaagtaagcttggttaaacccctctgacctcatgatacaagcttcaaatgaaaaactcTCCATCAataaagttgtatatattttcaagataGTCAATTTAGATccaaattttgcatcatttggattttctatgacaaagttataggcatttgaagttgggtatgttttcaaattcaatgaattaggtcaaagattacctataatgttttgcaatggcacatgtatttactttaggattatgaaattttttcaaacataaaatttgaattagacatctcaagatttccaattcctttggtcccacctcaaaatcataaaaattgagaaagttatgccctgagcaagttgacccaaaattagggtttcagccaaaatgacctataatgttttgaaatgaattatgaccttccaagattcaaatggattttgtatgaacattaaagttgttcatagGGTTATCAGAAACAATTTTTATTTTGggttcatcttcatttgacaaacacatcaaaagttatagctcaatcaacctcagcttagtcagatgacttaactggtcaacttttcaaagtcaaacttccaatctttgatgaataaatgattgaggggcctaaaataggctcatatatgcataaaattataaatttaagaacttcccttgattaaatttgatcatagcttaagattgcttcatgggcaaggcacagtcaaagcacagtgaaattagggtttccttgggaaacaatcttcaagccctttgtgttatcttgataaaattggaaaattgagacacttgggagacatatatgatgattaggaactttgtggaccatcgtcatgctttttctcatcttcatctagccattgcattgggcttaggagcctcctaggagcattgtggagcacatgatcactttgagcttcaaaacaaaaagagttagtgacatatttttgtgcttttggttagtaatcaaataagaaaagaaataacatacaatacaagcatgcttggtgatctcaaatcactcaaacaagtcccaaaCCTAGGGTTAAGAAGCCAAACatactatgatccttgaggcaatgcacttgtgcaataac includes these proteins:
- the LOC127118010 gene encoding protein ACCELERATED CELL DEATH 6; translated protein: MGRNHGRLYSILVNNPFGDEAILVKIINEIEFGIERKIQLASALVNPHQDEALLKELNRREMDPELDIEPSEIKNNIRCFHLTDIETPMENSELHIAAWNGNDEIVTRLIEDDLDCVPRANKNKDNAVHVAARAGNFSIVEKLLKSYSNYIMQLYEKYLVNKYEKESMGELFELLKMQNKHGNTVLHEAMLCEKSSDKIFKICEDLIWRKYCYEYAINIVNHAEKTVLYLAVENGNKDAVNLILDKCCKDDQLIKGLSPLVAAIRMHNPEMLRIILKHKPTWIHSMDKHQRLPLHYAAFIGSLECVDLLLGLCKCCTIQRDIYGYFPIHLASYGGHVEVVKKFLQYYPEPYEMLDSYYERNILHIAAKHGKNDVICYILQSEIPEHHTLINQKDNKGETPLHLATRSCHPSTVYYLVNDKNKRVNLDLVNKNNETALDIVNAVYEVEKSSLRQHLTWTALKSAGAKQSPKKLRLHAESKPNDSNSQKIEQSKKKENVSERYKDRLENLTIVSTLIVTASVAGCFAVPGEANGKASNLNHAMFQFFIIFITISFFNSISATIILFWATLGLTELVSLTLKNVMPLLGVALISLSLAFMTGLYTVISELYWLANVFLVMSVIFIIIGIFLYILLFLPSSSTIKPLRYISKYPFLYLASRSECKMDKGLKP